The following nucleotide sequence is from Pedococcus aerophilus.
AGCCGCCGCGACGGCTCGGTACGGCCAGGCTGCCGGAGCCGACGGGCAGGTCATCGACAGCCTGCCCTGCGGCATCGAGCAGGGTGACGTGGCCACCGCCGCAGTCGCTCAGGTGCAGGGCCGCCCAGCGGCGGGCGCCCTCGAGGGTCGCGCACCGTCGCGTGACGCCGCAGCCCGAGACCTCCCAGACCTCGGGGGCCAGGGGTCGGATCGTCAGGGCGCCCGGCGGAGGCGCATCGCCTGCCATGACCCCAGCGTCCCGCTCGATCGGACACCACGCCTCGGGCAGATGGACGAACAGGGCTGGCGGGCCACCGACACGTCCCGGGCTCGAGGCCGGTGACGAAGCGCGTCAGCCCACGGGACCGGTGACGACGGTCGTCAGCCCACGAGGCTGGCGACGACCGCGACCGCCACGACGATGACGAGCACCGCGATGGTGACCCGACGACGGAACGCCGGGGTCACCGTGCAGCCTCGGGAACCGGGTCGGAGACCGGGTCCGGCGCCGGGGCAGGCACGGTGCGGATCTTCAGCCGCGGGCGTCGCTGCGTCTCATACGTCACCTGCACATTCTCGTGCCTCGCCAACCAGACCGACACCACCACGGTGACCAGGCCGACGGCGATGGTGCCGATCCCGATGGTCCAGCGCGGACCCCATACGTCTCCGATCCAGCCGATGAACGGTGCACCCAGCGGTGTCCCGCCCATGAAGATCGCCATGTAGAGCGCCATCACCCGGCCGCGCATCGCGGAGTCCACGGTGAGCTGGACCATCGCGTTGGCGGTGGTGAGGGCGGTGAGCGCCGAGAGGCCGACGGGGACGAGGGCCAGCGCGAACAACGTGTAGGTCGGCGCGATCGCGGCAAGACCGCTGGAGAGGGTGAACCCGACGAAGGCGATGAGCAGGATCCGCAGGCGTGGGCGGGCGCGCCGGGCCGACAGCAGCGCCGCCGACAGTGAACCGATGGCCATGATCGAGCCGAGCAGGCCGTACTCCTGGGGGCCCTTGCCGAACTCGCGCGTCGCCATGAGCGCCGTCGTGATCTGGAAGTTCATGCCGAAGGTGCCGAGCACGAACACCAGCGCCATGACGAGCATGATGTCGGGGCGGCCCCGGACGTAGCTGACTCCCTCGCGGATCGCCCCCTTGCCACGCGTCAGCATCGGCGCCGGCTTGAGCTCGGCGCGGGTCATGGACGCCAGGGCGATGAGGACCGCGACGAATGTCAGGGTGTTGAGCAGCAGCGTCCACCCGGTGCCGAACGCCGCGATGGTCAGGCCGGCGACACCGGGGCCGATGAGGCGACCGGCGTTGAAGGAGGCGCTGTTGAGCGAGACGGCGTTCGCGAGGCGCTCACGCGGCACCATCTCGGACACGAACGTCTGGCGGGCCGGGTTGTCGACCGCCGTCGCGATGCCGGTGAACAGGGCGATGCCGTAGACCATCCAGAGCTCCGCGGTGCCGGTGACCACGAGGAGCCCGAGGGCCAACGAGGACACGGCGAGCGCGGTCTGGGTGATCGCAAGGATGACGCGCTTGGGGTAGCGGTCGGCGATCATGCCGGCCCACGGGGCGAGCAGCAGGAACGGCAGGAACTGCAGTCCGGTGACGATGCCGAGAGCAGTCGAGGAGTGGTCGGTGAGCTCGGTGAGGACCAGCCAGTCCTGGGCGACGCGGCCCATCCAGGTGCCGATGTTGGAGATGAAGGCGCCGGTGGCGTAGATCCGGTAGTTGCGGACCGCCAGGGAGGAGAAGGTCGGGCTCACTCGTTGGCCACCCTCGTGAGGATGACGGCGGCCTGCTCGAGGACGTCCTGCTCGGCCGGTGTGAGGTGGCCGACGCGGACCGACATCCACGCGTCGCGCTTGCGGCGGATGTCGCGCAGCAGGGCGACGGCTCCGGGCGTCAAGGACAAGATCACCTGACGACGGTCGGAGGGGTCGGCGGTGCGCTCGACGAGCCCGAGCTCGACGAGGCGGGCGACGGTGCGGGTCATGCTGGGGGCGCTCACCCGTTCGATCTCGGCCAGCTCACCCGGCGTGCAGGGAGCCTTCTCCAGGCGGTTCAGGACCGAGAACTGGTGCGGCGCGATGTCGTCCGTGCTCTCGAACCTGACCCGACGCGAGATCCGCATGCAGGCCAGGCGGAGCTCTCCGGCGAGGCGCGACACGGCGGCGGGGGTGAGACCAGCCTCAGCGGTGCGGCGCGGTGAGCGCGCAGGCGGTGGGGTCATGACGGTCTCCTTGTTCAGATAGTTAGCATAACTCATTACCTGTGCTAACTATTTCCGTCGTCTCCGACCGGCCCTCCCTCCCCGGACGCACGTATGCCGCGCGGCCCCCTCTCGGGGCCACGCGGCATACGTGGTGGTGTGGGTGGTGAGCCGTGGAGAGCTCGGCGGCGATGGGCCTCAGACGCCGAGGATCTCCTTGATCGGGGTGATCGCGAAGTAGAGGACGAACAAGCCGGAGACCGTCCACAGGAGCGGGTGGATCTGGTTGGACTTGCCGCGCACCGCCTTGATGAGCGTGTAGACGACGAAGCCGGCGCCGATGCCCACCGTGATCGAGTAGGTGAACGGCATGAGGACGATCGTGAGGAACGCCGGGATCGCGATCTCGAGGTCGTCCCAGTCGATGCCCTTGACCTGCTGCATCATCAGGAAGCCGACGACCACGAGTGCGGGGGTCGCAGCCTCGTAGGGCACGACCTTCACCAGCGGGGCGAGGAACGTCGCGAACAGGAACATGACACCGGTGACGACCGAGGCCAGACCCGTGCGGGCACCTTCGCCGACGCCCGCCGCCGACTCGATGTAGGAGGTGTTGGACGAGACCGAGCCCGCGCCACCGGCGATCGCCGCGACCGAGTCGACGAGCAGGATCTTGTCGGAGTTCGGCGGGTTGCCGTTCTTGTCGAGCAAGCCACCCTCGGCACCCACGGCGACCATCGTGCCCATGGTGTCGAAGAAGTCGGCGAGCAGCAGGGTGAAGACCAGCAGCACCGCGGCGACGACGCCGATCTTGCTGAACGAGCCGAGGATGCTGAACTGGCCGAGCAGGGAGAAGTCCGGGACGTCGATGACGTTGTCCGGCAGGGCCGGGACGTTGAGGCCCCAGCCGGCGGGGTTGACGAACTTGCCCGTCGCGTCGAACTGCCCACCGATCTTGCCGATCGCCTCGACGATGATCGCCAGGACCGTGCCGCCGACGATGCCGTAGAGGATGGCGCCCTTCACCTTGCGGACCAGCATCACGATGATGCCGAGCACGCCGATGACGAAGACCAGCAGCGGCCAGCCGTTGAGGGTGCCGCCGATGCCGAGCTCGACCGGGACCGGGCCGGTGGCGGTGCGGCGGACGAAGCCCGCGTCGACGAGGCCGATGATCGTGATGAACAGGCCGATGCCGACCGAGATCGCGGTCTTCAGCTCCGCCGGGATCGCGCGGAACACCGCCTGCCGGAAGCCGGTCAGAACGAGGACGAGGATGATCACGCCCTCGAGGAAGACCAGTCCCATGGCGTCGGCCCACGTCATGTCCGGCAGCTTGGCGATGCCGAAGGTGACGAACGCGTTGAGCCCGAGGCCGGTGGCGAGCGCCAGCGGGTAGTTCGCGACGACGCCCATGAGCAGGGTCATGACGCCGGCGACGAGGGCTGTGCCCGCGGCGACGAGCGTCTGCGCCTGGACGATGTCGCCGCCGCCGAGGAACTGGCCGGTGCCGTCCTGCTGGGTGCCGATGATGAGAGGGTTCAGGACGACGATGTACGCCATCGTGAAGAAGGTGACGAGCCCTCCGCGGATCTCCCGGCCGACGGTCGAGCCGCGTTCGGTGATCCGGAAGAACCCGTCGAGTCCGCTGGTGGGAGCGCTGCTGGGCTTGGCCGCCGCAGGCTTGGAGGTGGGTGAGGGCTTCGCCATGGGCAGCAGAGTAGGGCCTGCGTGTTGCAGCGGTGTGAAAGATAGGCTGCGCGCATGAGCGAGTCGCAGCACCACCCCGCCGACGCGGACGCGCCCGACTCCTCGCGCGGCACTACCGGCCCGCTCGACGGCACCGGTCCGGACGAGCTGCGTCCGCTCGCGCTGAGCAGTGCGACCGTCACCCTGTGGGGCACCGTCGGCTGGCTCGTGGCGCTCGGCATCATCCTCGCCGTCCCCTCGCTGCACGAGGGCGAGCGCCACTGGTGGCCCTGGACCTGCGTGACCGCGATCGTGCTCGGACTGCTCGGGTTCAGCTACGTGCGCCGCGGCCGCGGCAACGCCGCCGGCGCCGAGTAGCCACCACCCCGCGCGCCCCGCGCCATACCCCCTCGCCTGCGCTGCTCTCCGCGCAAAACGGTGGTTGCTCGACGAAACGGCGGACATGGGGCCCGTTTCGTCGAGCAACCACCGTTTCGCTGAGGTCAGATCGCCGAGACGTATGCCGCGAGCGGGCTGCTCACGCGGCTCGACGCAGCAGCACGGCCCGGACTCGGGCCAGGACGCGCTCCGGGTGGCTCAGGTCGTCCCAGGTGAGGCGAACCACCTCGTAGCCCAGCTCGCGGAGCCGGTCCTCACGCCGCTTCTCTGCCACGACGACCTCGGCACCATCAGCGCCCTTGTACTTCACCGCTCCGTCGAACTCGATGACGACGCGACCCGCGACCAGGAAGTCCACGCGTGCGACGAAGCTGCCCCTCTGGTCGCACACGACCACCTGGGATGCGACCGGCAGCCCCAGGGCCGTGAGAACGAGTCGGGTCCTGCTCTCCCCCGGCGACTCCGACGCCCCGTCGATGTGGGCCAGGGCGGCCCTCAGCCGCGCCTTCCCGCGCAGACCACGACGCAGACGAGAGGCGGCCTCCGCGAGATCTGCTTCGGTGCACCGCCCATCGTGGACCGCCGCATCCCCGGCCACGACTCCAGCTTCGACGCTCACCGATGCCACGGCGACGACCGCATCCGCGACGGCCATCACGGCCAGACCCTCCACCTCGACGCGGTCGACGAGGGCACGCAGCGGCATCACCCTGACGCCCCCTCCGGTGGTGGTCTCCTGCACGTCCGCCGCCAGGACGACGAGGTCCCGATCCACGTGCCACAGCGGAAGTCGGTGAAGCGCCAGGGCGGAGTGGTGGCTGGCCATCTCGTCGACGCCGCGAGAGCGCATGGCCGCGGCCACCGTCAGTCGATAGCGCTCGTCCCGGTCGGCGGCACTCCACGCAGCCGCTCCGATGAAGGCTCCACGACGAACCCTGACCAGGTCTCCGCCGACGACCCAGCGGCTCACCTCGTCGGGCGGGATCCCCAAGCGGGTCAGCTGGCGAGAGCCCAGCACACCGCCCTGCGCAGTCATCAGGGCACTGGCTCGCGAGTCCATGACGGCGAGAGTGGTCAGGTCGTCACTGCCCAGCCAGCCTGCGACGCCAGACCTGTGGATCGTCGACGTCGCCGAGCCGGGTTGTGGACAGGCCGTCAGGCCCGGGCCCTCGGCCGCCGGGGCCGACGCGCCATACCGAGGTCCGCAAGACCCATGCCCCAGCAAAACGGTGGTTGCTCGACGAAACGGGCTCCATGTGCGCCGTCTTGTCGAGCAACCACCGTTTTGCGTGGGGAAAGCCGCGCAGGCGAGGTCAGGCGAGGTCAGACGAGGTCGTAGCTCAGCTCGTCGACGATGGGTTCGCCGGTGTGGACGTGCTCGGCGGGTTCGGCGTCGACCTCGGAGTGGGCGCCGCAGCCGTGGTCAAGACTCACGACGCGACCGTCGGAAGGCGACCAGGCGTTGGCGCACACGCCGAAAAAAGAGCGGAGGGCACCTGCCATCGGGAGGAAGTACCCGCAGGACGAGCAGGGCGACGACGCCTTCTCGGCGACCTCGGCGTGGGGGCCGTTCTCGCCCTCGTACCAGCGCTGGGCCGCGGCCTCGCGACCCTCGGCGGACAGCACGCGCTTGCGGCCGAGCCCGAGCTCGTACGTCGCGAGCTCGTCGACCTCCTCGTCGCCCGTGGCCTCGAACCCGGCCTCGAGCAGCGGGTCGTCCTCCTTGTAGGGCAGGACGTCGCCGGCACCGAGGTCGCCGGGGGCGATGCGGTCGGCGTACGGCAGCCATTCGGGCGACAGCAGCGCGCCGTCACCGGGGACGAGGTTGGTCTCGCAGACCGTGGCGACCTTGCCGCGCGGCACGCGGGCGACGGTGATCGCCCAGCGCCAGCCGGGGTAGGCCCGCGCCGTGCACGCGAAGTAGTGAGTGCCGAGGCGCTCGTCGTCGAGCTCCATGCCGAGGTGGTCACCGACGGTGCCGGCCTCCGCGATGGACTCGGCGGCCTCGCGGGCCAGGTCGACGGCGCCCTCGAGCACCGGGTCCTTCTTGGGGGCGGCCATGCTCACGGCTCCAGCTGGTCGGCGAGAAAGCGCAGGACCGCGGCGACCTTGGTGCCGTGCTCCTTGTCGAGGCGGCGGCCCCGACGCAGGGAGTTGCTGGTGCTGTCGAGCAGCTTGATGGCGTCCTCGACGAGCGGCGCGAGGTCCTCGGGGGACTTGCGGTTCTGCTCACGCTTGCCGGCGGTGACGCTCGGCGCCGGCTCGAGCAGGGACACCTGGAGCGCCTGCGTCCCGCGACGCCCCTCGGCCACGCTGAACTCGACGCGGACACCGCCCTTGAGCGTGCTCGCGCCGTCGGGCAGGGCGTTCGCGTGGAGGAACACGTCGCTGCCGTCGTCGCCGGAGATGAAGCCGAAGCCCTTCTCCGCGTCGTACCACTTGACCTTGCCAGTGGGCACTGGTCCACCTCTACATCGAAAGTTTGGGTGCGCTCTGTGCGCATCGCAAGGCTATCGGGTGGTGCCAAATCCTTTCCCGGTATGCCGCGCGGTCGCCTCCCGGAAAACCGGTTCAGGACTGTCGGTGGGCTGGGGGAGGATGTCCGGGTGAGTGAGTCCGAGCAGTCCCCGTCGACCCCGAAGCAGGGCGTGCGCCAGTTCTGGGGCGACCTGTCGACCGAGGGTCGCTGGCTGCTGTCGACGGTGGCGGTCCAGACGCTGGGCCGCGGTCTGACCCTGCCGTTCACCGTGATCTACCTCAACGAGGTCCGCGGCATCTCCCTCGACCTCGCCGGCGCGCTGATGGCGTTCATCGCCGTGGTCGCGCTCGCCGTGACGGGGCCCGGCGGTGCGCTGACGGACAAGGTCGGCGCGCGCCGGATGCTGCTGTTCGCCACGAGCGCCCAGCTCGTGGGCTGCGTCATCCTGGCCTTCGCCACGACGCCGTGGACGGTGGCGCTGGCCTTCATGTTCCTGGGGTTCAACTTCGGCGTGTCCTGGCCGGCGTTCAACGCCCTCGTGGCAGCCGTGACGACCGGTCCTGCGCGTCAGCAGTACTTCGGCATCAACTTCGCCCTGGTCAACCTCGGCATCGGCCTCGGTGGTGTCATCGGCGGGCTCTACGCCGACGTCGACAACCCGTCGTCCTTCACGGTGATCTTCCTGGCCGACGCCGCGAGCATGCTCGTGCCCATCGCCCTGCTGCTGGGGCCGCTGCGCCACGTCCACGGCCGGGCCGAGAAGCCCGAGGGCACCGAGGGTGCCGGCGGCTCGTACCTCGAGATCGTCCGGCAGCCCGCAGTCGTCTGGATGACCGTGCTCACCTTCCTCGGCACGTTCGTGGGGTACGGCCAGATGGAGGCCGGGTTCCCTGCGTTCGCCCGCCAGGTCAGCGAGGTGCCGACGGAGGTCATCGGCTTCGCCTTCGCGCTCAACACCGCGGTGATCGTGGGTCTGCAGTTCGCCGTCCTGCACCGCATCACCGGTCGGCGCCGCACCCGCGTGCTGCTCGTCATGGCGGGACTGTGGGCGGCGGCCTGGGTCATGCTCGGGCTCACCCGTTTCGCCCCGGGCACCCTCGTCGCCGCCGGCGGGGTGCTGGCGTTCCACGCGCTCTTCGCGCTCGGCGAGACCCTGCTCCAGCCGACCATCCCTGCCATCACCAACGACATGGCCCCGGACCACCTTCGCGGCCGGTACAACGCCGTCAGCGCGGGAGCGTTCCAGTCCGGCACCATCCTCGGCCCGGTCGTGGCCGGGTTCATGCTCAACCACCGCTGGTCGACGGCGTTCATCGCCATGCTCGTGGTCATCTGTGGGGCAATGGCCCTGCTGGCCCTCGTCGTCGAGCGCCGGATCCCCGCAGGGGTCAACGGCCTCGAGGCCGAGCCGGTCGTCCCGAGCGCCGAGCCGGCCGGCGCGGGCCCCGGCGACGGCGTGGCCAGCGCGGCTGAGACCAAGGCCACTGAGACCAAGGCCGCTGAGACCAGGGGGGCCGAGTCACCGGTGGTCGGGTCCCGCGCCGCCCGGTCGTAGTCAGGCGAGCTGGCTCGGGGTGATCCCCCACGTGCCCGACCACGACTGGCCGGGCTCGAGGACGACGAGGCCGTCCCCGGAGTTGAAGGCGTTGCTCGGGCAGGACATCGGTTCGACCGCGACACCGCGGGTCCCCTTGACCCCGGTGTCGGCACCCTTGGCGGTGAACACCTGCACCCACTCCAGCGCCGCGTCGCCCCAGACCCCCACCTCGCCCGTGGCGAGCCCCCCGACGACGACCTCCCACGCACCATCGCGCCCGGTCCGGTCCAGGGCCGTGTATGCCGTGTCGAGGCTCGTGGTGCCCAGAGCCCGGTTGCTGCGGAAGTCCATCTCGGGCCGCACGGCCTCGGTGGCGGTCGGGATCATCTGCTCGTCGACGACGACCTCACGAGCCGCGGGGATGGTGAGCTCGACGTCGGCGAGGCGGGTCTCGTTCAGCGCGACGTACGGATGCGCGCCATACCCGAACGGGGCGGGGGCGTCCCCCACGTTGGCAGCGTGCGCGCTGACGGTGAGGCCATCGTCGTCCAGGACGTAGTTGACGCTGAGGTCGAGCGTCCAGTCCCAGCCGGGTGAGGGGTGCAGCCGGGTCCGCACGGTCAGGGCCGACCAGTCGTCGTCGTGCCAGTGCAGCTGCCACGGGAGCCATCGGACGAGCCCGTGGTTGGAGTTGGACAGCGGGATCTCGGTGAGGGCGAGCTGGTGGTCGACCCCGTCGAAGGAGTACTGCCCGCCCCGGATGCGGTTCGGCCAGGGCATCAGCACCTGGCCACGGCCGGCGAGGCAGAACTCGTCCTCGGCGTACCCGGCGACGACGTCCACGCCGTCGACCGTGTAGGTCCTCAGGCCGCCGCCCACCTCGACGACGGTGGCCTCCTGACGGCCGTGCCGGAGGGTCCACTGCTCGCCGCTGGGTGGGGTGCTCACGCGCTCACGCTACTGGCCATGGCAGGGGTGCGCTGGGCAGCCCGCGGGAGCCCGCGAAGTCGACGGACAGAGGGCGGGGACTCGTCCGTCCCCCATGCGTCAGGAGCGGCGGACCGCGCGGATGGCCACGGCCTTGGCGCCGACCTTCTGCGCGACGACCAGGACCGTGTCGTCCTTGGCGACGTCGCCGGCACGGCCCCGCGTGCTGTCGTCGACGGCATACGTGGCGCTGAAGCCGTCGACGCTCCTGACGCTCACCGAGGTGTCGCTCGCCGCTGTCACGGTGCCGCGCTGCACGGTCATGACCACCGACTTCCCGGTGGAGTCCTGGGTCGTGAACTCACCGTGCTGGACGTCCCCGAGAGCCCCGACACCACCCATCATCGGCCCCATGCCGAAGCCGCCCATGCCGCCGTTGCCGTTGCCGTTGGCCTTGTCGTTGCCCTTGGCCTTGTCGTTGCCGTTCCCGTTGCCGTTGCCGTTGCCGTTGCCGGGCAGCTGACCCATCGGGCCGTTCTCGAGGCGCCGCTGCTGTCCGGGCGGCAGGTCGTCCTCGTCGCGGTCGCCGCGCATCTGCCCCATCCGTTCGCCACGGTCGTCGTGACCGGCGACGGTGCGCACGACGGCGGCGGCCCCGAGCCCGAGGACGCCGACGACGAGCAGCAGGGTGAGCACCGAGGCGACGATGGCCGCGATCGTCCCGCCGGTCGTCGAGGTCGCCTGACGCCAGAGGTTGGGCTGCTTGGGCGCCGCAGCCGTGGGCGTCGAAGCAGCCGGCACCGGCTCGGTCGGCTGGCCGGCAGGCAACGGACGGGTGGGATCGGTGGGTCCGGTGGGCTCCGACATGGCGGCTCCTCTCGCTGCTCCCAGTATCGACCTCCAACCTGTGGACCGCGGTCGCTTCCGGACAACCCGTTCGCCAGCGACCGCCCGGTGGCCGTGCGGTACGCCCGACCACGGCAGCCGACTACCGTGGTGCGGTGCCCCCCAAGTCCCGACCCGAGCCCGTGACCGTCCGGTCGATGGCCGACGACGTCCGGGGGCGCACCGACAGCGAGCTGAGCGACCTGCTGCACCGCCGTCAGGACCTCGCCCGTCCCGCCCCCGCCGACCTGTCGGCGCTGGCCGCCCGGGCCAGCACCCGGGCCAGCGTCCAGCGGGCCGTCGACTCGCTCGACCTCGCCCACCTCCAGGTCCTCGAGGCCGCGCTCGCTGCTCCCGAGACGACGACGTCGCCCGTCGAGCCCACGGACGTCGCCACGCTCCTCGGCGCCCGGACGTCCGAGGTCACGCCGCTGCTGGACGACCTGTGGTCGTCGGCCCTGCTGTGGCGCAGCCCCGAGGGCGCGCGCGTCGTGCGCACGGTCGGCGAGGTGCTGGTCCACCCCGCGGGCCTCGGCCCCCGCGCCGTCGACCTCCCCGGTGCCGCTGCGGCAGCGACCCCGGCGGAGATCGCCACCGTCGTGGAGCAGGCCCCGCCCGCGGCCCGGGCCATCCTCGACCGCCTCACCTGGGGTCCGCCCGTCGCGGTCCTGCCCGCCGGCACCCCCGACCGGGTCGCGGAAGGTGCCCGGTGGCTGCTCGAGCACCACCTCGTCCGCTCTGTCGGCGTCGACCAGATCGCCCTCCCGCGTG
It contains:
- a CDS encoding DUF3027 domain-containing protein → MAAPKKDPVLEGAVDLAREAAESIAEAGTVGDHLGMELDDERLGTHYFACTARAYPGWRWAITVARVPRGKVATVCETNLVPGDGALLSPEWLPYADRIAPGDLGAGDVLPYKEDDPLLEAGFEATGDEEVDELATYELGLGRKRVLSAEGREAAAQRWYEGENGPHAEVAEKASSPCSSCGYFLPMAGALRSFFGVCANAWSPSDGRVVSLDHGCGAHSEVDAEPAEHVHTGEPIVDELSYDLV
- a CDS encoding NCS2 family permease, which translates into the protein MAKPSPTSKPAAAKPSSAPTSGLDGFFRITERGSTVGREIRGGLVTFFTMAYIVVLNPLIIGTQQDGTGQFLGGGDIVQAQTLVAAGTALVAGVMTLLMGVVANYPLALATGLGLNAFVTFGIAKLPDMTWADAMGLVFLEGVIILVLVLTGFRQAVFRAIPAELKTAISVGIGLFITIIGLVDAGFVRRTATGPVPVELGIGGTLNGWPLLVFVIGVLGIIVMLVRKVKGAILYGIVGGTVLAIIVEAIGKIGGQFDATGKFVNPAGWGLNVPALPDNVIDVPDFSLLGQFSILGSFSKIGVVAAVLLVFTLLLADFFDTMGTMVAVGAEGGLLDKNGNPPNSDKILLVDSVAAIAGGAGSVSSNTSYIESAAGVGEGARTGLASVVTGVMFLFATFLAPLVKVVPYEAATPALVVVGFLMMQQVKGIDWDDLEIAIPAFLTIVLMPFTYSITVGIGAGFVVYTLIKAVRGKSNQIHPLLWTVSGLFVLYFAITPIKEILGV
- a CDS encoding MarR family transcriptional regulator — protein: MTPPPARSPRRTAEAGLTPAAVSRLAGELRLACMRISRRVRFESTDDIAPHQFSVLNRLEKAPCTPGELAEIERVSAPSMTRTVARLVELGLVERTADPSDRRQVILSLTPGAVALLRDIRRKRDAWMSVRVGHLTPAEQDVLEQAAVILTRVANE
- a CDS encoding MFS transporter, with amino-acid sequence MSPTFSSLAVRNYRIYATGAFISNIGTWMGRVAQDWLVLTELTDHSSTALGIVTGLQFLPFLLLAPWAGMIADRYPKRVILAITQTALAVSSLALGLLVVTGTAELWMVYGIALFTGIATAVDNPARQTFVSEMVPRERLANAVSLNSASFNAGRLIGPGVAGLTIAAFGTGWTLLLNTLTFVAVLIALASMTRAELKPAPMLTRGKGAIREGVSYVRGRPDIMLVMALVFVLGTFGMNFQITTALMATREFGKGPQEYGLLGSIMAIGSLSAALLSARRARPRLRILLIAFVGFTLSSGLAAIAPTYTLFALALVPVGLSALTALTTANAMVQLTVDSAMRGRVMALYMAIFMGGTPLGAPFIGWIGDVWGPRWTIGIGTIAVGLVTVVVSVWLARHENVQVTYETQRRPRLKIRTVPAPAPDPVSDPVPEAAR
- a CDS encoding DUF2530 domain-containing protein, whose translation is MSESQHHPADADAPDSSRGTTGPLDGTGPDELRPLALSSATVTLWGTVGWLVALGIILAVPSLHEGERHWWPWTCVTAIVLGLLGFSYVRRGRGNAAGAE
- a CDS encoding aldose 1-epimerase family protein; protein product: MSTPPSGEQWTLRHGRQEATVVEVGGGLRTYTVDGVDVVAGYAEDEFCLAGRGQVLMPWPNRIRGGQYSFDGVDHQLALTEIPLSNSNHGLVRWLPWQLHWHDDDWSALTVRTRLHPSPGWDWTLDLSVNYVLDDDGLTVSAHAANVGDAPAPFGYGAHPYVALNETRLADVELTIPAAREVVVDEQMIPTATEAVRPEMDFRSNRALGTTSLDTAYTALDRTGRDGAWEVVVGGLATGEVGVWGDAALEWVQVFTAKGADTGVKGTRGVAVEPMSCPSNAFNSGDGLVVLEPGQSWSGTWGITPSQLA
- a CDS encoding cold-shock protein, encoding MPTGKVKWYDAEKGFGFISGDDGSDVFLHANALPDGASTLKGGVRVEFSVAEGRRGTQALQVSLLEPAPSVTAGKREQNRKSPEDLAPLVEDAIKLLDSTSNSLRRGRRLDKEHGTKVAAVLRFLADQLEP
- a CDS encoding MFS transporter; its protein translation is MSESEQSPSTPKQGVRQFWGDLSTEGRWLLSTVAVQTLGRGLTLPFTVIYLNEVRGISLDLAGALMAFIAVVALAVTGPGGALTDKVGARRMLLFATSAQLVGCVILAFATTPWTVALAFMFLGFNFGVSWPAFNALVAAVTTGPARQQYFGINFALVNLGIGLGGVIGGLYADVDNPSSFTVIFLADAASMLVPIALLLGPLRHVHGRAEKPEGTEGAGGSYLEIVRQPAVVWMTVLTFLGTFVGYGQMEAGFPAFARQVSEVPTEVIGFAFALNTAVIVGLQFAVLHRITGRRRTRVLLVMAGLWAAAWVMLGLTRFAPGTLVAAGGVLAFHALFALGETLLQPTIPAITNDMAPDHLRGRYNAVSAGAFQSGTILGPVVAGFMLNHRWSTAFIAMLVVICGAMALLALVVERRIPAGVNGLEAEPVVPSAEPAGAGPGDGVASAAETKATETKAAETRGAESPVVGSRAARS